Proteins encoded in a region of the Vicia villosa cultivar HV-30 ecotype Madison, WI linkage group LG5, Vvil1.0, whole genome shotgun sequence genome:
- the LOC131606460 gene encoding cytochrome b5-like → MAAKTFTLSEVSKHNTPKDCWLVIHNKVYDVTKFLEDHPGGDDVLVSSTGKDASDDFDDVGHSITATSLLDDFYVGDIDSSTIPSKVEYTPAKQPHYNQDKTSDFIIKILQFLVPLFILGVAVGIRFYNKST, encoded by the exons ATGGCTGCCAAGACCTTCACTTTGTCTGAAGTCTCCAAGCATAACACTCCCAAGGACTGTTGGCTAGTTATCCATAACAAG GTTTATGATGTGACAAAGTTCTTGGAGGACCACCCCGGTGGCGACGATGTCTTAGTGTCTTCCACAG GGAAAGATGCATCCGATGATTTCGACGATGTCGGTCACAGCATAACCGCAACATCGTTGCTGGACGACTTTTATGTCGGAGACATTGATTCATCGACCATCCCTTCTAAGGTTGAGTACACTCCTGCAAAACAGCCTCACTATAATCAGGACAAGACGTCCGATTTCATCATCAAGATCCTCCAATTTCTAGTTCCGTTGTTCATCTTGGGCGTTGCAGTTGGTATTCGTTTCTACAACAAATCAACATAA
- the LOC131606459 gene encoding BTB/POZ domain-containing protein At5g48800-like translates to MDRSSDKQHQQQQLSLAKNGRQRYNEWIFRDVPSDITIEVCGVTFSLHKFPLVSRSGRIRRLVAEHRDSDISRVELLNLPGGAECFELAAKFCYGINFEITSTNVAQLCCVSDYLEMTDDFSKDNLGSRAEEYLDCIVCKNLEMCVEVLQQCESLIPLADELKIVTRCIDAIASKTCAEQIASSFSRLEYSSSGRLHMSRQAKCDGDWWIEDISVLRIDMYQRVITAMKCRGVRPESIGASLVNYAEKELTKKPALWNQSSQNKTDSNSTLHEKLVVETIVSLLPVEKLVVPIHFLFGLLRSAVMLDCAISSRLDLERRIGSQLDLSTLDDILIPSFKHSGDTLFDVDTVHRLLVNFSQQDDSDDDLEDGSLFESDSPHSPSQTSLVKVSKLVDNYLAEIAPDANLKLSKFLVIAETLPAHARTVHDGLYRAIDIYLKAHQGLSDLDKKKLCKLIDFQKLTQEAGAHAAQNERLPLQSIVQVLYFEQLKLRNSLSTTGDDDIKPMHASWRISSGALSAAMSPRDNYASLRRENRELKLELARLRMRLNDLEREHVCMKRDMAKSGSRKFMSSFSKKISRLSLFGHSSSRETSSPSRNSHRTDSKVIERTCASTE, encoded by the exons ATGGACCGGTCTTCTGACAAACAACATCAGCAGCAGCAGTTGTCTTTGGCAAAGAATGGCAGACAGAGATACAATGAATG GATTTTTCGCGATGTACCGAGCGATATAACTATAGAAGTGTGTGGAGTAACATTTTCATTACACAAG TTTCCTCTCGTTTCTCGAAGTGGAAGAATTCGAAGACTAGTTGCAGAACACCGAGATTCTGATATCTCAAGAGTTGAGCTTCTTAATCTTCCAGGAGGAGCTGAATGCTTTGAACTGGCTGCCAAATTCTGTTACGGCATTAACTTCGAGATCACGTCCACGAATGTTGCACAACTATGTTGCGTGTCCGACTACCTCGAAATGACCGATGATTTCTCAAAAGACAATCTCGGTTCGAGAGCCGAGGAATATCTCGACTGTATAGTCTGCAAGAATCTTGAAATGTGTGTTGAAGTGTTGCAACAATGCGAAAGCCTAATTCCTCTGGCTGACGAGTTGAAAATAGTTACGCGTTGCATTGACGCGATAGCTTCGAAAACTTGTGCCGAGCAAATAGCTTCTAGTTTCTCGAGATTAGAGTATAGCAGCTCGGGTAGGTTGCACATGAGCAGGCAAGCGAAATGTGATGGTGATTGGTGGATAGAAGATATTTCGGTTTTAAGGATCGACATGTATCAACGAGTCATAACAGCCATGAAGTGTCGCGGCGTTCGGCCAGAAAGTATCGGTGCTTCTCTTGTGAACTATGCAGAAAAAGAATTGACGAAGAAACCGGCTTTGTGGAATCAATCTAGCCAGAATAAAACCGATTCAAATTCAACTTTGCATGAAAAGCTCGTTGTTGAGACTATCGTAAGCCTTTTGCCAGTTGAGAAACTAGTCGTTCCGATTCATTTCCTTTTCGGGCTTCTGCGAAGCGCGGTGATGCTTGATTGCGCGATTTCCTCTAGACTTGACTTGGAAAGAAGGATTGGATCGCAGTTGGATCTATCAACGCTTGACGATATTTTGATTCCGTCTTTCAAGCATTCGGGTGATACCTTATTCGATGTTGACACAGTTCATAGACTTCTAGTAAACTTCAGTCAGCAGGATGATAGTGATGATGACCTAGAAGACGGTTCTCTTTTCGAATCCGATAGCCCTCATTCGCCCTCGCAAACTTCGTTAGTTAAGGTGTCAAAATTAGTCGACAACTACCTCGCTGAAATTGCGCCTGATGCAAACTTGAAGCTTTCTAAGTTTTTGGTCATTGCAGAAACATTGCCAGCACACGCGCGTACCGTTCATGACGGCTTATATCGAGCTATCGATATTTACTTAAAA GCTCATCAAGGTTTATCAGACTTGGACAAGAAGAAACTATGCAAACTGATTGATTTTCAAAAGCTTACTCAAGAAGCTGGAGCGCACGCGGCGCAAAACGAGCGTCTTCCTCTACAATCAATAGTGCAAGTTCTATATTTCGAACAACTAAAGCTAAGAAATTCGTTGTCCACAACCGGGGACGATGACATCAAGCCAATGCATGCGTCGTGGCGCATAAGTAGCGGTGCACTAAGTGCAGCGATGTCTCCACGCGATAATTACGCGTCATTGAGGCGCGAAAACCGTGAGTTAAAACTCGAATTGGCTCGACTAAGAATGAGACTAAATGATCTAGAGAGGGAGCATGTTTGCATGAAGAGGGATATGGCGAAGTCCGGATCGCGTAAATTTATGAGCTCTTTTTCGAAAAAAATTAGTAGGCTTAGTCTCTTTGGACATAGTTCTTCTAGAGAAACAAGTTCTCCTTCTAGGAATTCTCATAGAACAGATTCAAAGGTGATTGAGAGAACTTGTGCTAGCACAGAATAG